Proteins encoded by one window of Aspergillus chevalieri M1 DNA, chromosome 6, nearly complete sequence:
- the RFA2 gene encoding putative replication factor-a protein (COG:L;~EggNog:ENOG410PNZK;~InterPro:IPR014892,IPR036388,IPR014646,IPR036390, IPR040260,IPR012340;~PFAM:PF08784;~go_component: GO:0005634 - nucleus [Evidence IEA];~go_function: GO:0003677 - DNA binding [Evidence IEA];~go_process: GO:0006260 - DNA replication [Evidence IEA];~go_process: GO:0006281 - DNA repair [Evidence IEA];~go_process: GO:0006310 - DNA recombination [Evidence IEA]) has translation MEHADNADYGNSFGGGGFMPGEMSASPGGGGKGDLNNTTLRPITIKQALDASQPYPEANYQIDGADASSITFVGQVRNISTQTTNVTYKIDDGTGEIEVKQWIDTSTAQDTMETDDGKGPGAPGKDQVELNGYARVFGRMRAFANKRFVSAHCVRPLGNINELHVHLLEAAAVHLFFARGPPGGAGAGAGAGAGGDAAMGGMDDYAAQAKGLPAMSPVARRVFNLLKTEFQSNEGLHMQVIATKLGLPMADVQQAIDELLSAGVIFSTVDEYTWAVLEYH, from the exons ATGGAACATGCTGACAATGCAGATTACGGTAACTCATTTGGAGGGGGCGGCTTCATGCCTGGCGAGATGAGCGCCAGTccgggaggaggaggaaag GGCGACCTCAACAACACCACTCTTCGGCCAATCACAATTAAACAAGCTCTCGACGCCTCGCAACCCTACCCCGAAGCAAACTACCAGATCGACGGTGCCGACGCCTCCTCCATCACCTTCGTCGGCCAAGTCCGCAACATCAGCACGCAGACCACAAACGTCACCTACAAGATCGACGACGGCACCGGCGAGATCGAAGTCAAGCAGTGGATCGATACGAGCACGGCGCAGGACACCATGGAGACGGATGATGGGAAGGGCCCTGGCGCGCCGGGGAAGGACCAGGTCGAGTTGAATGGGTATGCGAGGGTCTTTGGGCGCATGCGCGCGTTTGCGAATAAGCGGTTTGTCAGCGCGCATTGTGTGCGGCCGTTGGGGAATATTAATGAGTTGCATGTGCATTTGCTagaggctgctgctgtgcaTTTGTTCTTTGCTCGTGGGCCGCCCGGTGGTGCTGGGGCTGGGGCCGGTGCTGGTGCCGGTGGTGATGCTGCGATGGGTGGTATGGATGATTATGCGGCACAGGCTAAAGGGCTTCCGGCCATGTCGCCTGTGGCGCGCAGGGTGTTTAATCTGCTCAAGACTGAGTTTCAGAGTAACGAGGGTTTGCATATGCAGGTGATAGCGACGAAACTGGGACTTCCAATGGCGGATGTGCAACAGGCTATTGATGAATTGCTTTCTGCGGGTGTGATTTTCTCCACGGTTGATGAGTATACCTGGGCGGTTCTGGAGTATCATTAA
- the DBP10 gene encoding ATP-dependent RNA helicase DBP10 (COG:J;~EggNog:ENOG410PHMJ;~InterPro:IPR033517,IPR027417,IPR001650,IPR014014, IPR012541,IPR014001,IPR011545,IPR000629;~PFAM:PF08147,PF00270,PF00271;~go_component: GO:0005634 - nucleus [Evidence IEA];~go_function: GO:0003676 - nucleic acid binding [Evidence IEA];~go_function: GO:0003723 - RNA binding [Evidence IEA];~go_function: GO:0003724 - RNA helicase activity [Evidence IEA];~go_function: GO:0004386 - helicase activity [Evidence IEA];~go_function: GO:0005524 - ATP binding [Evidence IEA]) encodes MPHRAASPAESENEFDITSALFHHDSDSDNEQTVKAPKKQQKQAPTQNLDFLGAEINGDDDDEDDEAFIAAQQTSANRKGANLKGRTVKKGGGFQAMGLNANLLKAITRKGFSVPTPIQRKTIPVIMDDQDVVGMARTGSGKTAAFVIPMIQKLRSHSTQVGARGLILSPSRELALQTLKVVKELGRGTDLKSVLLVGGDSLEDQFSMMASNPDIVIATPGRFLHLKVEMELDLSSIKYVVFDEADRLFEMGFAAQLTEILHGLPFTRQTLLFSATLPKSLVEFARAGLQEPTLIRLDTESKVSPDLQSAFFSIKSADKEGALLYILHEVIKMPTGPTGVAQPFNEEGESNNFKKCKRERLNNAVNKESPTQHSTIVFAATKHHVDYLANLLKEAGFAVSYAYGSLDQTARKIQVQNFRMGVSNILVVTDVAARGIDIPILANVINYDFPSQPKIFVHRVGRTARAGKKGWSYSLVRDADAPYLLDLQLFLGRKLVLGRENAGKANFAEDVVVGALPRDGLSRSCEWVGKVLDEDDDISAQRGVAAKGEKLYVRTRNSASLESAKRAKEVVTSNDWSSIHVLFNDESSNLEAVREQMLARIGGYRPQETIFEANNRRNGKTAESDETIDTIKRIRTSRDNKKRRAETDTGASEFVDSSLKEGTTAGKTDQDASPENEDEDEADGVPDNMSLASDSDLEVTFSSYSQQQQQPNDTSKPTAASFQNPEYFMSYTPTNANLAEDRGYGVHSGTNVNFAQASRSAMMDLGGDEGAKGIGEPRTQLRWDKRHKKYVARQNDEDGSKGSRLVRGESGAKIAASFRSGRFDAWKKGKRLGRLPRVGEAEAPNLAAGTHMGGRRFRHNKDQAPKAADPLRDDYQKKKKKVDAAKERSMAKAGGAASNGKSEIKSTDDIRKARKLQQKRKEKNARPSKKR; translated from the coding sequence ATGCCGCATCGCGCGGCATCTCCGGCAGAGTCGGAGAACGAATTTGACATTACCAGTGCCCTATTCCATCACGACAGCGACTCCGACAACGAGCAAACCGTGAAAGCGCCGAAGAAGCAACAGAAACAGGCACCAACGCAGAATCTCGATTTCTTGGGAGCAGAGATCAacggcgacgatgacgatgaagacgatgagGCGTTCATTGCCGCGCAGCAGACATCCGCGAACCGCAAAGGCGCGAACCTCAAGGGCCGTACCGTAAAGAAAGGTGGTGGTTTCCAGGCGATGGGCTTGAATGCGAATCTGTTAAAGGCTATCACCCGTAAGGGTTTCTCGGTACCAACTCCGATTCAGCGCAAGACGATCCCTGTGATTATGGACGATCAGGATGTGGTTGGTATGGCTCGGACAGGTTCGGGGAAAACGGCCGCCTTTGTTATCCCCATGATTCAGAAACTCAGGAGTCACAGCACCCAGGTTGGAGCAAGAGGGTTGATTCTGTCTCCGTCACGTGAATTGGCGCTGCAGACGTTGAAGGTTGTCAAGGAGCTGGGGCGCGGGACAGACCTGAAGTCTGTTTTGCTGGTTGGTGGTGACAGCTTGGAGGACCAATTCTCTATGATGGCTAGTAACCCTGACATTGTCATCGCCACGCCCGGCCGTTTTTTGCATTTGAAGGTGGAAATGGAGCTTGACCTATCGAGTATCAAGTATGTGGTATTCGATGAAGCCGATCGTCTTTTCGAAATGGGTTTTGCTGCTCAGTTGACGGAGATTCTGCACGGTCTTCCCTTCACTCGCCAGACGCTGCTATTCTCTGCTACATTACCCAAGTCGTTGGTTGAGTTTGCTCGTGCTGGTTTGCAGGAGCCTACTCTTATACGTTTGGACACTGAGAGTAAGGTCTCTCCGGACCTGCAGAGCGCGTTTTTCTCTATCAAGAGTGCGGATAAAGAGGGTGCTCTGCTTTACATTCTACACGAAGTCATCAAAATGCCAACCGGGCCGACGGGCGTTGCTCAACCGTTTAATGAGGAAGGAGAATCTAACAACTTTAAAAAGTGCAAGCGTGAGCGGCTCAACAACGCTGTTAACAAGGAGTCGCCCACTCAGCACTCTACTATCGTTTTCGCAGCGACCAAGCACCACGTTGACTATCTGGCGAATCTCCTGAAAGAAGCCGGATTCGCAGTGTCCTACGCATATGGTTCTCTGGACCAAACAGCACGGAAGATCCAAGTCCAGAACTTCCGGATGGGTGTTTCAAACATCCTAGTTGTCACCGATGTCGCCGCCCGTGGTATCGATATCCCCATTCTAGCCAACGTCATCAACTACGATTTCCCCTCTCAACCCAAGATCTTCGTCCACCGTGTCGGCCGTACGGCTCGTGCGGGTAAGAAGGGTTGGAGCTACAGCTTGGTCCGTGATGCGGACGCCCCCTATCTTCTCGACCTACAGCTCTTCCTGGGACGGAAATTGGTCCTTGGTCGGGAAAATGCCGGGAAAGCCAACTTTGCAGAGGACGTGGTTGTCGGTGCGCTGCCCCGAGACGGCCTCTCGCGGAGCTGCGAGTGGGTGGGCAAAGTcttggacgaggatgatgatatcagTGCCCAGCGGGGAGTTGCCGCCAAGGGTGAGAAGCTCTACGTGCGCACAAGGAACTCTGCCTCCCTGGAGAGTGCCAAGCGGGCGAAGGAAGTGGTTACATCTAACGACTGGAGCTCCATCCACGTCCTCTTCAATGACGAAAGCAGTAACCTCGAAGCGGTGCGGGAGCAAATGCTCGCACGGATTGGAGGCTACCGCCCACAGGAAACCATCTTCGAAGCGAACAACCGACGAAACGGCAAGACCGCTGAGAGCGACGAGACAATCGACACAATCAAGCGCATCCGCACTTCCCGGGATAACAAGAAGAGGCGTGCAGAGACAGATACCGGAGCATCAGAATTCGTCGACAGCTCTCTCAAAGAAGGTACCACAGCCGGCAAAACCGACCAAGACGCCTCCCCCGAGAacgaggacgaagacgaagcagaTGGTGTTCCCGATAACATGTCCCTCGCCTCCGACTCCGACCTCGAAGTCACCTTCTCCTCCTActcccaacaacaacaacaacccaacGACACCTCCAAACCCACCGCCGCCTCCTTCCAAAACCCCGAGTACTTCATGTCCTACACCCCCACCAACGCCAACCTCGCCGAAGACCGCGGCTACGGCGTACACTCCGGCACAAACGTCAACTTTGCGCAAGCCTCCCGCAGCGCAATGATGGACCTCGGCGGCGACGAAGGCGCCAAGGGCATCGGCGAACCACGCACCCAACTCCGTTGGGACAAGCGGCATAAGAAATACGTCGCTCGGCAGAATGACGAAGACGGCTCCAAGGGCTCGCGTCTCGTCCGCGGTGAATCAGGCGCCAAGATCGCCGCGTCGTTCCGTAGCGGACGCTTCGATGCGTGGAAGAAGGGTAAGCGACTTGGCCGTCTGCCGCGTGTTGGGGAGGCCGAGGCACCCAATCTCGCTGCTGGGACGCATATGGGCGGACGACGGTTCAGACATAACAAGGATCAGGCGCCCAAGGCTGCGGATCCGTTGCGCGATGACtaccagaagaagaagaagaaggttgATGCGGCTAAGGAGAGGAGTATGGCGAAGGCGGGCGGTGCGGCGTCCAACGGGAAGAGTGAGATTAAGAGCACGGATGATATTCGCAAGGCGAGGAAACTTcagcagaagaggaaagagaagaacgcAAGACCTTCGAAGAAGAGGTAG
- the VPS15 gene encoding ubiquitin-binding serine/threonine protein kinase VPS15 (BUSCO:EOG092602OP;~COG:T;~EggNog:ENOG410PI6P;~InterPro:IPR016024,IPR011989,IPR008271,IPR021133, IPR036322,IPR001680,IPR019775,IPR000719,IPR011009, IPR017986;~PFAM:PF00400,PF00069;~go_function: GO:0004672 - protein kinase activity [Evidence IEA];~go_function: GO:0005515 - protein binding [Evidence IEA];~go_function: GO:0005524 - ATP binding [Evidence IEA];~go_process: GO:0006468 - protein phosphorylation [Evidence IEA]), which translates to MGQGYSLTTLSAGSAGIDVPELSDLVYEKSMGGGRFMKSIRARQRNGLVFVKVIMKPYPSMKLEPYIKAINRERKLLADVPNSLSYQRILETGTGGYLVRQFIHSSLYDRISTRPFLEDIEKKWIAFQLLCALRDCHSLDVFHGDIKSENVLVTSWNWLYLSDFSSSFKPTFLPEDNPADFSFYFDTSGRRTCYLAPERFLEAGEEPGSRHVNWAMDIFSAGCVIAELFLEAPIFTLSQMYKYRKGEYSPEHSQLAKIEDREIRELILHMIQLDPESRYSADEYLNFWKNKAFPEYFYSFLHQYMSLMTDPSSGRAQVDAESANRGESDDRIERVYLDFDKISYFLGESSKSPEDGSGRIDSRLTGNMFPVQLDLPHYGHPASKSEGLQTDDGVLIFLTLVVSNLRNTARASARIKACDILLAFAERLSDEAKLDRILPYVMILLNDRTDAVKVAAIRTLSQLLEMVHVVSPVNAYLFSEYIFPRLQPFVSGSSSNPSPMVRAAYASCIASLAQSSLRFLDMIQVLRSDARLPALIPAGSEPRWTEDATYHNLYDVARIDLLDYFEAHTKALFTDTDASVRRAFLGSVSSLCVFFGNYKTNEVILSHLNTYLNDRDWILKCAFFEAVIGVATYVGSTSLEQYILPLMVQSMTEPEEFVVERVIRSLAAMADVGLFQRSTTWDLLNITLRFLVHPSIWIREATVHFLVNSTRFLSIADKYSILTPMIRPFLKVNIVGFMEAEILDALKKPIPRNVYDMAFVWASKVERGVFWKSTSRESLFSLGSGDGYTARSQRHAGLSMNSQPKNEEDEQWLSRLRGLGMSSEDEFKLLALREYIWRVSMRQSKDSTAEPTLNDIVPLTQYGVTPQTVFFDKNQNLNPRRGSLSMPESARNGEQRPHTITDALLDASTTIDNVPNNRRKHLRSRSQAQRETATLTVPRHDNIRGESSLASSPMASSPGAPGSPPSSDTEQRGLGTRNSPTQDNSSLSPTDADPILKNLGGVQRKSSAMSLLNRKDQVKADAETSMSSANAVGKVDLPSQRERQQSPLSLTHERKPLEFEPPQFHANHSYGRDDPTVLQLLDNVFVENYPTDFFDLGPYVKEVDPRRPIKKASGQDANKVWKPEGGLVAIFGEHSAAVNRVAVAPDHAFFVTASDDGTVKIWDTTRLEKNLTPRSRQTHRHAPGAKVKTLTFIENTYTFLSGATDGSIHAVKVDYHNVNDTVRYGKLQLVRDYQLPTAEDGSPEYAVWMEHFRAEAQSTLLIATNTCRILALDMKTMLPIYSLHNPVHHGTPTTFCCDRKHNWLLVGTTHGILDLWDLRFRVRLKAWGLSGSGPIHRLQVHPTKGRGRWVCVSGSGSYGNEITIWDIEKIRCREVYRADSPATGTTRNNGTHAHTVANTKDYEAWHVDGDRPEGMLSRFATTGPPSSGMEPSGPNSASPAGICALAVGYDSPDDGKDNTHSTRCGFIVSAGCDRKIRFWDLARPEFSSIVSGLDPVSENNGFTGRPRYELSQPSPNMLITAEYLPSSNSSAGAGSGGIGTGGGSKSGRKGASGRPPRSTVISLQQQQLLKSHLDFIQDVAVLRVPYGMVISADRAGMVYVFQ; encoded by the exons ATGGGACAAGGATACTCCCTGACAACCCTTTCGGCGGGATCTGCCGGGATCGACGTGCCCGAGCTGTCCGACCTGGTGTATGAGAAGTCGATGGGTGGGGGCCGGTTCATGAAGAGCATCCGGGCTCGGCAGCGGAATGGCCTCGTTTTTGTAAAGGTAATTATGAAGCCTTATCCGAGTATGAAGCTGGAGCCGTATATCAAGGCTATTAATC GGGAGCGCAAGTTGCTTGCGGATGTGCCAAATTCGCTGAGCTACCAGAGGATCCTGGAAACTGGTACAGGGGGTTATCTTGTTCGGCAGTTTATTCATAGCTCGTTGTATGACCGGATAAG CACCCGTCCGTTCCTGGAAGACAttgagaagaaatggattgCTTTCCAGTTGCTCTGTGCTCTCCGGGACTGCCATTCCCTGGATGTTTTCCACGGTGATATCAAATCGGAAAATGTTCTCGTCACGTCGTGGAATTGGCTCTATCTCTCGGACTTTTCGTCCTCTTTCAAGCCAACATTCCTCCCAGAGGACAACCCAGCGGATTTCTCGTTTTACTTCGATACTTCTGGGCGACGGACATGCTATTTAGCTCCGGAGCGGTTTCTTGAGGCCGGAGAAGAACCGGGCAGCAGACATGTTAACTGGGCCATGGACATCTTCAGCGCTGGCTGTGTGATTGCAGAACTGTTCCTGGAAGCACCAATATTCACTCTCAGCCAAATGTACAAGTATCGAAAAGGCGAGTATAGCCCGGAACATAGCCAGTTAGCCAAGATTGAGGACCGGGAGATTCGGGAATTGATCCTTCATATGATCCAGCTCGATCCGGAATCGAGATACTCCGCAGACGAGTACTTGAATTTCTGGAAGAACAAAGCTTTCCCGGAGTACTTCTACAGCTTCTTGCATCAGTACATGTCTCTGATGACCGATCCGTCCTCTGGCAGGGCGCAAGTGGATGCTGAGTCGGCGAATAGGGGAGAATCTGATGATAGGATAGAGCGCGTCTACTTGGATTTTGATAAAATCTCTTACTTCCTGGGGGAGTCGTCCAAGTCGCCCGAAGATGGCTCTGGCCGGATCGATTCCAGGCTTACCGGCAACATGTTTCCTGTGCAGCTGGATCTGCCGCATTACGGCCATCCAGCCTCAAAATCTGAAGGGTTACAAACGGATGATGGCGTGTTAATCTTTCTGACGCTTGTGGTATCTAACCTACGGAACACAGCCAGAGCGTCCGCTCGTATCAAAGCTTGTGACATTCTTCTGGCTTTTGCAGAGAGATTGTCAGACGAGGCCAAGCTGGATCGCATTCTTCCCTATGTTATGATCTTGCTGAATGACCGGACAGACGCGGTGAAGGTTGCTGCTATCCGTACTCTCTCCCAGCTTCTCGAAATGGTCCACGTGGTATCCCCGGTTAACGCTTATTTGTTTTCCGAGTATATCTTCCCCAGGCTTCAACCTTTTGTGTCCGGCTCTAGCTCCAACCCCAGCCCCATGGTTCGAGCTGCCTATGCATCTTGCATTGCATCGTTGGCGCAGTCCTCTCTCAGGTTCTTGGACATGATCCAAGTTCTACGATCCGACGCGCGTCTACCAGCTCTAATTCCAGCTGGATCCGAGCCAAGATGGACCGAAGATGCTACTTATCACAACCTGTACGACGTTGCGAGGATTGACCTGCTCGACTACTTCGAGGCCCATACCAAAGCTCTCTTCACGGACACCGATGCGTCTGTCCGCCGCGCCTTTTTGGGCTCAGTGTCTAGTCTCTGTGTTTTTTTCGGCAACTATAAGACCAACGAGGTGATCCTGAGCCATCTGAACACCTACCTCAATGATCGGGATTGGATCTTAAAATGCGCCTTCTTCGAGGCCGTCATTGGTGTTGCCACCTACGTTGGAAGTACCAGTCTGGAGCAGTACATACTGCCACTGATGGTTCAATCCATGACAGAACCGGAAGAATTTGTGGTGGAAAGAGTCATTCGCTCTCTGGCCGCAATGGCAGATGTCGGGCTGTTTCAGCGGTCGACGACGTGGGATTTGCTCAACATCACTTTGCGATTCTTAGTCCACCCGAGTATTTGGATCCGGGAAGCCACCGTGCACTTCCTTGTCAACTCGACTAGGTTTTTATCTATTGCTGATAAATACTCCATCCTCACGCCGATGATTCGACCATTTCTCAAGGTCAATATTGTGGGATTCATGGAAGCTGAAATCCTTGATGCATTGAAGAAGCCGATTCCGAGGAACGTGTATGACATGGCTTTCGTTTGGGCATCTAAGGTTGAGAGAGGCGTCTTCTGGAAGTCGACCAGTCGTGAGAGTTTGTTTAGCCTAGGCAGCGGTGATGGTTATACTGCTCGAAGCCAGAGACATGCTGGACTCTCGATGAATTCGCAGCCAAagaatgaagaagatgagcagTGGCTGTCTCGATTGAGAGGTCTGGGAATGAGCTCAGAAGATGAATTCAAACTGCTCGCACTCCGCGAATACATTTGGAGAGTATCGATGCGCCAGTCCAAAGACTCAACTGCCGAACCGACTTTGAACGACATCGTCCCTCTTACGCAATACGGGGTCACGCCGCAGACAGTCTTCTTCGATAAGAACCAGAATCTCAACCCTCGGCGAGGCTCATTGAGCATGCCTGAAAGCGCTAGGAATGGGGAACAGAGGCCGCATACCATCACCGATGCGCTGTTGGATGCTTCTACTACGATTGACAATGTACCTAATAATCGACGCAAACACTTGCGGTCGAGAAGTCAAGCGCAAAGAGAGACAGCTACGCTGACAGTCCCACGACATGACAACATTCGGGGAGAATCTTCGCTTGCGTCATCCCCAATGGCCTCATCACCAGGTGCTCCTGGGTCACCACCTTCCTCTGACACTGAGCAAAGAGGATTAGGGACCCGAAACAGTCCCACCCAGGATAATAGCTCATTGTCACCGACTGATGCTGATCCCATTCTGAAGAACTTGGGCGGTGTGCAAAGAAAATCGAGTGCTATGAGTCTATTAAACCGGAAGGACCAAGTCAAGGCCGATGCAGAGACTAGCATGAGCTCTGCTAATGCAGTTGGCAAAGTTGACTTGCCATCACAACGGGAACGACAGCAATCACCCCTTTCGCTCACCCATGAGAGGAAACCGCTCGAGTTCGAGCCGCCACAATTCCATGCTAATCATTCCTACGGGAGAGATGATCCTACGGTCTTGCAATTGCTTGACAATGTTTTTGTGGAAAACTATCCCACTGACTTCTTCGATCTGGGGCCGTACGTTAAGGAAGTCGACCCGCGACGCCCAATCAAGAAGGCTAGCGGCCAAGATGCGAACAAGGTCTGGAAACCAGAGGGCGGGCTTGTTGCCATATTCGGTGAGCACAGCGCTGCTGTAAATCGCGTCGCGGTGGCTCCAGACCATGCATTCTTCGTGACTGCGTCGGACGACGGCACTGTCAAGATCTGGGATACCACCCGTCTGGAAAAGAACCTGACCCCACGCTCCCGCCAGACCCATCGCCATGCCCCGGGGGCGAAAGTGAAGACATTAACGTTCATCGAAAACACGTATACTTTCCTGAGTGGAGCCACTGATGGGAGTATCCATGCTGTCAAAGTTGACTATCATAATGTTAATGATACCGTTCGGTACGGCAAACTCCAACTCGTCCGTGATTACCAACTTCCTACTGCTGAGGACGGGTCGCCAGAATACGCCGTGTGGATGGAGCACTTTCGCGCCGAGGCACAATCAACCCTGCTAATCGCAACCAACACATGCCGCATCCTAGCCCTGGACATGAAAACCATGCTCCCAATCTACTCATTACACAACCCCGTCCACCACGGTACACCGACCACATTCTGCTGCGACCGCAAGCACAATTGGTTGCTCGTGGGTACTACACACGGAATCCTAGACCTCTGGGATCTCCGTTTCCGCGTCCGCCTCAAGGCATGGGGTCTCTCAGGCTCAGGACCAATCCATCGACTACAGGTTCATCCAACCAAAGGGCGGGGACGATGGGTATGCGTCTCTGGCAGCGGGAGCTATGGCAACGAAATCACCATCTGGGACATTGAAAAGATCCGTTGTCGGGAAGTCTACCGTGCAGATTCCCCGGCTACGGGTACAACCAGAAACAACGGCACGCACGCCCACACGGTTGCCAACACCAAGGACTATGAAGCTTGGCACGTCGACGGCGACAGACCAGAGGGAATGCTAAGCCGCTTCGCAACAACCGGTCCACCGTCATCAGGAATGGAGCCCTCCGGCCCGAATAGTGCTAGTCCAGCTGGTATTTGCGCGCTAGCTGTGGGATACGACTCACCCGACGACGGCAAAGACAACACGCACAGCACGCGCTGCGGGTTTATTGTTTCCGCGGGTTGTGACCGCAAAATCCGCTTTTGGGATCTTGCTCGTCCGGAATTCTCGTCAATCGTCAGCGGCCTGGACCCCGTGTCTGAAAACAACGGGTTTACAGGGAGGCCACGGTACGAGCTATCGCAGCCGAGCCCCAATATGCTCATCACGGCAGAGTATCTGCCCAGCAGTAATTCCTCCGCTGGAGCAGGTAGTGGCGGGATCGGGACAGGGGGCGGCAGCAAGAGCGGAAGGAAAGGGGCGAGTGGACGTCCACCACGGAGTACGGTCATTAGTctacagcagcagcagttgcTTAAGAGTCATTTGGACTTTATTCAGGATGTGGCGGTGTTGAGGGTGCCGTATGGGATGGTGATTAGTGCTGATCGGGCTGGGATGGTGTATGTATTTCAATAG